A genomic stretch from Telopea speciosissima isolate NSW1024214 ecotype Mountain lineage chromosome 7, Tspe_v1, whole genome shotgun sequence includes:
- the LOC122667977 gene encoding cytidine deaminase 1-like produces MEQNQFVIEAAEVESMAKESGLSVLQLLPCLVKSAQKLARPPISKYHVGAVGLGSNGRIFLGANLEFSGLPLHHSIHAEQFLVTNAAIHGETQLKYIAVSSAPCGHCRQFMQEIRGASEIKILVTSTENGGGDHQDDDEALSFRLLSTFLPHRFGPDDLLDKDVPLLLEPHHNSLVFIDDDGDDHHHHHLHKNNVMNGDVISNGDVADQQKELKCAALDAANQSHAPYSGCPSGVALMDVEGKIYKGSYRESAAYNPSLGPVQAALIEYVAAGGGGGYDRIVAGVLVEKEGAVVVQAGTAQLLLQSILPRCDFRVFRCRASSSYKL; encoded by the coding sequence atggagcaaaatCAATTCGTGATCGAAGCAGCCGAAGTAGAATCAATGGCGAAAGAGTCAGGGCTGTCCGTTCTGCAACTCCTTCCATGCCTCGTGAAATCAGCGCAGAAGCTGGCGAGGCCCCCAATCTCTAAGTATCATGTCGGAGCTGTCGGATTAGGTTCTAATGGCCGGATCTTCTTGGGTGCAAATCTCGAGTTCTCAGGCCTTCCCCTGCATCATTCCATCCACGCGGAGCAGTTCTTGGTGACCAACGCCGCCATCCATGGCGAGACTCAACTGAAATACATCGCCGTTTCATCCGCCCCATGTGGCCATTGCCGCCAGTTCATGCAAGAGATCCGTGGTGCCTCTGAGATCAAGATCCTCGTCACATCCACCGAGAACGGTGGAGGAGACCATCAAGACGACGACGAAGCCCTTTCCTTCCGACttctctccaccttcctccCTCATCGATTCGGCCCCGACGATCTCCTCGACAAAGATGTCCCCTTGCTCTTAGAGCCACACCACAACTCTCTCGTTTTCATCGACGACGACGGCgatgaccaccaccaccaccatctccacaaGAACAACGTCATGAACGGTGACGTCATCAGTAACGGCGATGTTGCAGATCAACAGAAAGAGTTGAAATGCGCAGCCCTGGATGCGGCCAACCAATCACATGCTCCCTACAGTGGGTGCCCATCTGGGGTGGCGCTCATGGATGTAGAGGGGAAGATCTATAAAGGGTCGTACAGAGAATCGGCGGCGTATAACCCGAGCTTGGGGCCGGTGCAGGCGGCGCTGATTGAGTATGTAGCGGCCGGGGGCGGAGGTGGGTACGATAGGATTGTGGCGGGGGTTTtggtggagaaggaaggagCGGTGGTTGTGCAAGCCGGCACGGCACAGCTTCTGTTGCAGTCCATTTTGCCCAGATGTGATTTTCGTGTCTTTCGTTGTAGAGCTTCTTCGTCTTACAAATTGTAA